The genomic DNA GACCTTTTGGCAACTTTTAAAGCATAGTCACTCCCATTCAAAATCTTTTCTTTCTACAATTCTCTTGCTGCTCCACCAGCAAGCTAGCTAGCAATGACAGTACTTATGACACGATGGTGTCACTGCTATCTTCATATCAaatttctgattaaaaaaactGGAAGACTTTGTTCAGCATAAATTTCATCTTATACACAATTTTCCCGAATtcccactggcattcaatgcatagagtagacaagaactttcgcatgcattttactttggCGAAtattggctctcgcgaaatacatgaaatttaaatgcacacaaacactttTAGTTTCACTGTCACAATAGTACCTTTAAGGATCTTCTGTTCCTCAGATAGGACATAGTGCCTCAAGGGTCTCTGCAAGACAGTATCATTCTGTTTCACATAACTGCCAAGCTGTCTGTCCCAAGTGTACCAAAAGTAATCCCTAGCTACTTCCATTGACTAGGAAACTTGTTGCCAGTAAGCAGATAACTTCATTGGCATAAATTGTTacagttattgcacataaagtcaGCTTCACCAATATTGTCTTGTCATATACACATGATGTAACCTGACCCTGATGTTCAGAAAAAGACTGTCACTTTTAGTATCTTTCACATCTTTGAATAAGCATTCAGAACCTTGACATACCGGTATTCAAGAATCTTTGAAATTGTGAAGTGGAAGATCATAgaaattaacctgttgaagacgagtcccgagtatacttgggcaggtgtctatgggaaatgcgtgttgtaacaaaatcaacCCGTCCTCATCGGGTTAATAgttagataagcttgaaaatcACTAAAACTAGCAAAGCATTCACTGTGGCTTTCATGAAGGGCTTGGCAATGTTGAGCTGGAATCCATcaatatgaacttgaacttgaatccAACTTGAATCCTTGAGCTGGAATCCATGAACACTGAAATTTTCTCCCTGTGCATATTTATATTCCCGATATATTCACTAATTCTTCTTGTACATGCATTGATAAAATTTTAACCCTCAATAACTCGTCATACACTACATGATCTACTTTCAAATATGACTTCTGATACCCTTCAGAGATGAACAAAGCAGTGAAGAGTAAACTGTTTTCATAAATTCACTGTGAAAAAAATAAcccaaacaagcaaacatgctTTCAGCATTCAAATTATAGTACTTCTCTACTCGGGCTTCATAACAGAGCAAATACTCTTACGATGTATATTGATGTATGTTTAATCCACAGTCCCGGACATTTGTAAGCTGTCAGCACTCTGACTTTTACTTCACCTGTTACACAGATATGCAGCTCATAAACTGCACTGAAcaatcaaaaatcaaatcacCTGTTTATACGCTGCAAACCAACATGAATCCAACATGAAATACCCTGCAGAGTGAAAATTTCCATGACAATAAGTAGTACAATGTGCAGTTAATCTTGGTCTAATCAAGGTCACATAAACAGGTTGGCATAAAGCAGATAATAAGATTATGTATTTAAGTATAAAGTCCATATGGAGAAGAGACCTCAAGAAACCTCCAATTGttcatactgtatacaccatatactTAGCGAgactaaatttttgtgaatagggcattcccaacgatttcgcgagtggttaaactcgtgatcatggagtactgtactgaacagagaaatgtatacatgtgcgtcacattcatattgggatcagTCATTATTTTGGCACATCTTTAATTTCgggaatagcacctgactcgcgacattcgcgaaaataaaaacctcgcaaaatatttggcgtatacagtatcaaaAATACTGATTTGAGTTTTAAAACACTGCAGTTGTCGATATAAGCCAAGACAGTGTTTCTACATTATTAGGCTTCACCATTATTGACATTCTTTTGCTTTttaaatgaatggcaaaaatttaaattttttttttcagtttttttgaGGAAAttcattactgtaaaacaagatatattcacggcatgaaattttcttgaattgGAGCCGAACGGCCTTTTCCACAGCATGACATTTTCATAAGTTACCTATAACATTCAacgcatatagtgtagacaaaaactttcgtgtgcattttaatttcgtgaatcttggctcgcatgaaattcacgaaagtaaaatgcacgcgaacattcctcgttttacagtactcttgagatatgaggtcttgttaTCCCAGGGACAATGAATCTCTTTTAAAAGGGATATTCAGTCCAAATATTTATGATTTtccatccgatttcagtcaaatttttaccattgaatttgtacgattttactcttttttttatcagactaccCGGTAACTCATTTtttgactggatttccccttaaaTTGCATCTGTGCAAAGACAGTCTGGCATCTCAAAAAGGATAGTCGAGATTTAGATCAAAGCACCATGAGTGTTTGTTTGAAAGTGTCATTGAGAACCTGATAACACTTTCTGGCTGTGGGCACTTATGGCATCTTCTGGTTAAGTTAGGCTATGGATATGTAGTTACAAGTGTGAAAAAATATCCTCCTGTAAAATGAATCACTACTTCATCAGTTTTCAGGATAAGGTGTAAACTCCACACAGAGCCTTGTTTGGTTCAGACACTACAAGATGCTCAGAGATAAATggctactacatgtatttcagaatGATAAGACAGAATCAATTTCTCATCTTTTATCATATGTGATGAATTTTATCTGAATGAAGGCTTCCGTCACTTCAGCTATAGCAGCAGTAAACTCCACGGAAGTCAATCTTAACAGGACTGAGGAAAATATATTAACTTGGGTGATGTTTGACTTGTAAGTGTGTAGAGGAATAACACACATAAGGCTATGAAATGTGAATTgggaatttttattttcattgacttAGCTTGAAAAAGATTGTGTAGTTTCGGTTGCAACCAatcttcaggtttctaacattttttggtgagatgatgaaaaacctcttatgaaatatgaaagagcatataattccaagaagaacccaacgtttatttgatgaaaattggttttgaaatggctgagatatccaaaacagagcaatcctaataaaaggtgggacccacctcgttttgttttactttgtttttggatgtctcaggcattccaaaaccgattttcatcaaacaaactttgatttcctcttagaatggaatgctctgtactatttcataagtggtctCTTGGTATctaacaaaaatttaaaagtcCAATCCtcgtctccaccaatactataccatctctttaataTTATTCAGCATATGCACCGTCGACATAAGCGGAGTTGATTCATTGCAGCTTTTTATGTCATAATTATCTACACTTGTACCTGAGCTGAGCACAAATAATGGAACACTTGTTGCAAGGCCAAACTTTAAGCTGAATGCTGTGCGGCCGTCATCTATGCttctgttttgtctttttgGCCTTCTGGTTGGATTCCTGCAAATGGTGAATCAAGAGcacattcaagaaaaaaaaaatatctctcaTGGATGTGCTATATTGCCTGGTCAATTCACACAGAAAATTACCAAactaccaaaaagaaaaaaaaatattagaactGTAACAAAGGCTTGCTGGCATTACAAATAAACTAGGCATTTCCAGAACTTCGGACTTCCAATGAATAAGATTTAAAATGAGGATATTCAATGAATTGAAGGTGATGTTAGAATAAGCAGTTGAGGTTGATTCAAACAAATCTCATACATAAGAGTCCAACAGCATGTGAAATATTTTATCATTCTGATGGTGAATGTGAGTTGCAGAAGAAAGTTAAATCTTACTGTTTGACCTATCATCTCCACTATCTCACTTCAATTCAGAGCAATATCATGTTCTAAGTGGGAACATTTACGATCACACAAGTACACTTTAGCGTTCATCCATAGAAATATCTTGTCATCTTCGTTTCATTAAATTTCAAAGTGTTTGGCTAGCTAGTCTTTGCAACAGTTGTAATAATGGAACATAAATATTCAGGTGACACTGATTGCACAGAGTATGGCCCAAACTCCTCTGATGTCTATTTACCAAGACTATCTgttcacaacaacaacaacaacactaaatCGTAGATTACCTCCTCAGTGTTGCCCAATTTATTGACCTTCTAGCTCTCAATCATGAGTAAGAAAAAACATCATACTGAcgactggtaaaaaaaaaaaaaaaaaaaaaaaaaaaagaaggtggtTTTTAATGGGTGGCGATGGACTTCTAGTCCTTCCTAACTTAAATTTCTGAATGAAATGCCACtacatctctttttctcttttggaATCCATCAGACTGTTCTGACTTTTgatgaaaagtgaaattttggagAGTTCAACTTGACTTATTAAGAGCTACTTTGTATCTCCACATATTCACACTTTACCTTTGCCTGAATGAATCCAGAGCTATCTAGGATGTTCCTTGCGGCATTGTTGATGTGTTTGAAGCGGTCCGGTCCAAGGAGGATACCTCCGTACCATCGAGACACTACCACCATCACATTCCTTGCATCCACTATCTGGAAGTCAAGAGAACACAAAGCTCAGACTATGATATACATTCACAAGCCAAGGGGAAGAGAACAGTAAAGATATACTGTCTTGGGAGGTCATGACCAATTCTAGGCTCAAAGGGATCTAAAAACTCTGATTTAAACCCAAAGAACCAGAGCATGGTTTTAAGATCCTTTCAATGCCTTATAAAGAAGCTGTGACTTGAATATAAGACTGTACGGAATCTGCATCTGTGTAGGAAAAATTTACATAATGGACTTGAGGTTATCACAGCAGACATTACGTCCAGGGTGCTATCAATTCTGCAAACAGGATTTTCGCAGTTGATAAGAAAGGATGGTCTGTGTATACAAGCTCCTGAAGAAGATCCTACCCAGAGTCCAAGAATACAAGTACTTGGGGGTCACTGTCTCAAAAGATCTTTGCCGGACTACACACTGCCAGGCCATTTGtcaaaaagcagaaaaacagAACTCTCGGTCTCCTTCGACGAACATTATCCCCATGCTCCAAAGTTATCAAAAACAGGGCATATCAAATGCTTGTTCGCCCACAGCTAGAGTATGGTACAGAGGCATGGAATCCATACTATACCAACACAGTACAAGGCCTTGAAGGAGTCCAAAAAGCAGCTGCTCGCTTCGTTCACCATGATTACAGATGGTGTACTTCCTTTACAGCCCTTGTATCCAAACTGGGATGGGACACACTGCACACACAACGCGTCGTTGCACAATGCACCATGTTCTACAAAGTCCACTATAACCTTGTCAACATCTCTCTTCAGCCCATTATATAGGCAGACATGACCTCAAACTCAAATACATGATACCAGAAGCTTCAGTTGACCCATACAAATATTCCTTCTATCCACGTACTGTATGGATCTGGAACCACCTACCAAGCAACGCTGTCACTGCACCTACTGTTGACACCTTCCAGAAGGCTGCCCTACCAATCATCAGAAGGTTGCAGCCTCCTGTAGGGTCCAAAATGCTGTAAGCCTGACAGTCTGATTTTTATCTGCACACACATGCCATTTTATCATCAATAGTTATAGCACTTTCAAGCACCGTCGGCCAATGTCGTCATGGCACAGTTCATCCCAGTTTAGCTTTCTACGAGCTGCTGCAGGGATTATCCTTTCAAGGTTCAAGGTCACTGTCTGACATGACTATTTCATTGATATTTGCCTCCCTTTCTTGTTAGTGGTGCAGGtcctgaccaaaaaaaaaaaaaaaaaaagtaatcataaACAGATCACCTATTGCGCATCTATTGTTTGTTGACAACACCATTGTCGACCAATTAGAAGATTCTcaaaatgtgatatatataatCAGAGTGGATACCAAGTTTTCTTCATACAGACACACTGCAACCTACTTAATTGCTGTTGAAAATCAGCAAAGTCACTGAGAGCTATATTAAAGGGTCTGCATAGAAACAAAAGAGACTAGGCCATGTCAATTATGATATAGTTCATACTTTCAAATTCTTCAGCCTCTACTCTGTCCAACAGCTGAGATCTGGCACAACTATATATTTCAAGTTTATATGgctattcatcttttttttttttaattcatctttATCTACTTGTCAGATTGCACATTTTCTGTTGACTAGGGATAAAAACCGACCATAGTTTCAAACTCTGTTTgataaaaaatatcatatagGCTTGCAAAACTATGGAGCTCAAAACACTCATTACAAAACAGTGACTGCACATTGACAGTTTATGTAGCAAAGGTACATGTAGGTAAAGTTGCATGGTTAGGCACAGTTTGACTTGGATATTCTGATCTTCACGCTCCCTAAACAGCAGTTTTACCCTACTATTTGTATACAGGGATACCAGttagaatgaaagagagagcCTGAAATATATCTACATGAAGCTGCTTTGTACACAAAAGGCCTGAACTTTGGTACTACCATGGCCTGAATTCAGGCTTTAACCTAAAAATGTGCATTTCTGcatatattgtaaatacaaTTCTGCCAGATCAGGcaaaaagggattttttttttttttttcagtcaatgaTCGTGGAACACACAAAGACGAGGACAAAGTAAGATGTACAGGATGAAAACTATCTGACCTGTAAGAGATGCATCAATCTGCCTCCAGCGGCTGTTTCACCGTCATCATCACAATCCTGGATGAAGGAGTCTCGATCTTCCTTGTAAATTCTGAAAAGAAAGGTAGAATAAATGGCACTGAAAAGCTAAAGATAGTTGTCATCAGGTAACTATGTCAGGTATGCAAACCAAAATATGCCTCTTTTCAGCCCAGTATCACACACTATCTTTACATTTGACATTGTTAGGATTTGACatgaacagacagacagacatacatctCCAGAGACGAGGAGACTGTTGATCAAATGTGCACATACAGActcacacaaacataaaaaacatggTTTTGAATATAGCATTCATCATTCTACAGGGCTGCCAGTCTTTACAGATcgaaaaacagacaaacaaacaaacaaacaaacaaaatactatTGCACAGTACAAAACATAAATAAGAggcaaaaatcatatttttggaTAAAACATGGGAAATATTGCACTAACCGAGTATGGCAAATCAAGTATCAgaaaaaatatttgcacattaaaaacattattttcttcttttttttaagaagtGGAAAACCACACAACagtatggcccgaattcacgaagttggtacaattgaaactatagtttaaaccatggacaatttgtatggagcaaCAAatgtgtcgcatggcctatttcgttacgaaaaatgacaacatgtcgttgacgaaatgactgatttcgtaacgaaataggccttgcgacacttggtgctccacacaaattgtccatggtttaaaccacggtttcaattgtaccaccttcgtgaattcgggcctagtGGTTTGCAGCTTTTGGTCATTACCTTTGATACATCACTTCATGACTGCTCATAGCATCATAAGAGATAACAATATATACCATTCTATCCCTCTGGGAGGGTACTTGCAGTGTGATGTTGTGTTAGCTctattaacccactgaggacagactgattttgccacaatacgcatttcccatagacacttgcagagtatactcggaactcatcctaaacgggttaaaggtcctgtttacctttgggagcactgatttacaaaatcttcaagatatcacatttgatgcaaatgtAAATCTGTTGTACCAAAGAAACATCCTACCAAATAAAATTTTCACCATGAAGcttaaaatataaagagatatcagtatttttctcaataaaccgtaaccatagatggtttagtctggaaacaattttactataaatattgttcacattttgtatatttaacaaaacttaacatcaattttactgactaacatttttacagtggttgtttttatccctaactcacatttcagaactattttaatgcactaatgctgggtttttgtttcatctggaaatggtaaattatgccttttaaCACACATAATAGGTAGAAGACACCCACCTGTATGCCATGATATTGTGTGTTGCATTGGCAATCTTCTTATTCTCACACAGCTTCTGCAGCAGATATTTGACCTggggaaaaaaagtgcacaAGAAAACTCTCATAATCAGTGTATGCCTACACTCAATAAACGGGAAATATTTCACTGTGAGAAAAATCTTCTTCCATGACGTTATGCCCTACGATATTATCATCAAAATGTGAATTACCATATGtgaattttgcattttaatgaaTAAGGGAGGTATTTTGGGATATTTCTAAATTTATATGCAACACAGAAATACTCTCATCTTGAAAAATTATCACTAAATTAAGCCAAtaatccacaaaaaaaaaagtcaagtgtGCAAAGTTTctaattaaatttttttttctctttcttttttcaagtggaaaatgaacatgtttttttttttatccttgagccaaaacaaaaacaaagtaagaccACTTTCAAAGAGTTGGTTAAACAACATTACATGACtattactgatgatgatgatgatgatactactacatgtactgttaCTACAGCTGCTACAGTGTattcccattataacgaacacggttacaaTGAAATTCCGGCtacaataggcgttttcacatcagcccgataaaaatccaagctcgaaatattttccgcgattgcgaattagagtgctatttcatttcttattcacatcagcccgaagagggggtagcccaaatagttaaaaattttaaaatagctaattcgacagctgagtatgcgcaaacagcatcagtaatgtgtgccctctcaaacaTTCCTCATGAtctgtgtgcagtttgcctcgatcgatcgggtcacacacgctaggcatgatgggattcatcgcgctaatttctcgagtcgttttcacattatcaaatagcgcgctactatcccgttatttcagaaatttcctgagttggagtcgagaagttttctcgatcagagcgatacaattagcgtgctaatttgtgttcacattatcaaatagcgcgctatttcgctatcgggaaaatttcccaagtcagaaaatagcgcgctatttcgaaacatcgggctaatgtgaaaacgcctactgaagtaaaaattcaggctgcagcattatccactctatgtattttcattgtttatttgttcaaaacaacaaacaacattttgatataatgaaagaaacttgccggtcccaaggactttattataatgggagtccactgtactactactaactactaataaaaataattgtaataatgatagtCATAACACTGATTATAGTGATTATGATAATTGCTATTACTATTacaaatattattatcattatcatcattactactactactagtaacTACAAATCATCATTACAGTGATGATGAAGATAGTCTCAAgaatcaaaagaagaaaaggaacagTTCTACCTCACCTGTTTCACCTCCACCACAGGGAAGGCAAGGTGAGCCTGAAAAGTACTCCTCTTGTCTGTAATTGGCTCACCGTGCATGATGGGAGGAAGTTCTGATCATGTGACAATAAATTATAAAATTAAAAGGTCAGTTTAAGCAAGAGCTATGCTGAAGTAACTCTATGTATCATGATACTGTCTTGTGTACTGTATGCTTTTCACCCTGTTTTGTTTACTCTTTTTTAATACTCAAGTTGTGGAAATAtaatgaactgaaatgaaaatacaaggCAGGAAACAAATTATATTCTTCCTTATCAAGTtgatttacatacatttttacaTAGTCACTCAGCAACTGTAAGTTGACACTACTAGTATCTCATCTGAAAACAATACACTGTGTTCAATCTATGACATAGACCCCTGCAGCTTGCCAAACCTTCAGTTGTGCCTAGGAAATAAAGATGTGTACCCATTTACGTGGTCTGTTTGAAAGCAGAGCAAGAGGTTCCCTGAGAAGGAGACAATGATCAAGTTTCAAACTTTACACTGAAGAGCATTCATGAAAACAACTAATTTTGTGAACCATTCTGTTACCTGAACTCTTTGCAGAGTTCCTGtgaaaaagatatatcaaacTGTATCAGTGTCAAAGAAACTTACCTATGTGACAGACTTGACTTGGAGACACATCCTCTTCCTCTCTTACTAGATGAGAAACGGAAGGAGAAAAAGACTCCACTGGCATTGGTTCCTTCTCTGGGGCTTCTGAAATATAACAGAATCAATATGTATTTATTCTTTGTTCCTGGCTACCAATCATTGGATTACTTCTTCAAACTCATCTTTCTTTACTGTTTCACCTTCTTAGATGTAAATTAGATTGGATGTCCATTTTTAAATGAGATCAGCACATGTATAAAAGCCTGTCGCACACCACACGATTGATCAGACCAATCGTACGACCTTAGGACTGCAAGTGTGACATCACCAGCCCTGCCAGTTTCCAGTCGTGTGACTGGGTCTTAGTGCCAGTCATAGAGATAAGACATGTTGAATTTCCACGACCAGTCGTGGGCTTTCAGCTAATCATGATACAGTGTAATGAACGTGCACGTGTGTTTGCTTCTATACTCTTCTGTATGATGCACAGAAAACTACAGTGAATGAAATATAGCAACCCATGTTTAAAGTTGCATAGGAACTATACAGAGCTGTAATAAAAAGATTACCCATGCTTTGTGGCATatcaaagggactgtacagtactggttgaggtggggattcatgttttgaacactgttaagtgagataatgagaaacttcttatgaaatatgaaagagcatgtaattttaagaaggatttaacatttatttgatggaattggttttcaaatggctgagatatccaaaaaaaatgataataataataaaaggcaacaggccacgccttttattcgGATTTCTTTgttacaccttgtttttggatatctcagccatttcaaaaccaattttcatcaaataaacttttgataccctttagaattgcatgctctttgacatctcatggagtggtttctgaatatctcgcaaaatgttaacagctaaatcctcacctcaaccagaactgtacacaccctttaacatcaATATCACAGATGCATATTGTATACCCTCTTCAATTATTTCTTGCACAATCACTGACTGTGGTGAATAAATTTTTAATTTTAGAAATCTGGGACTGAAAACAAAgaccttattttgtttgtttcatttcaactTTTGTTCTTCCAGcagaaagttttgttttgctggTAAGTGCTAAAAATGTTGTCCTCAGTATTACCAGTTTTATCATGAGATGTCTTACCACTTCTAATCTCTGCAGGGGGCACTGTTTCTGTGAGAAATTCCCGAATTCTCTCAACCAGCAAATAGAGTGCActctcacctagattttctctgatacaaaatgacaaatataaTACGTTTAGAATCTATAATACAGTATACATAGTATTTTAATTCTGCACAGCAACAACGGTCTCACATGAAAGAATGGCAGCAACAAAACCTACACCCATTTCTTCCTATCATTGATGTCTACGGTTCATATTCAAAACTGAAATGTTTGTATAACAACACAAAAGTAAGCTTTTCAGCTAGTCTTCCATTCCATGATGGACATCAcatcacaggaaaaaaaaatcaggatatGAAATGGATGGTTCTGGTTAGTCAATAGACCATGTTTCAATCACCTGGTTAATGGTCGCCAAGAATGACAACTTACTTTGTGCACGCAATGCATAGATCTCTACATGTGTTTTCCTAAAGACGACAACAGTCAAAAGATCAACACATATTCACTTTTACTACTGTCATTTCTGATGATCTTTCAtccattctttctctctttcttcctttttttctttccattggGAAACTTTAAACACTTAAATTCTTGGTTTAGTCATATAGAGCATAAATAAGTGCTGTAAATGATCAGAAAGAGTTTATTTTTACTTGCAGACATCTGCTAGGCTTGTCTCCAGGAGTACTCTGTTATCATTCTTTAGCCAAGGTGCACTGTAATAGGAGAGATGAAGGATTTTACAACACATCAAGTGGGAAGAAAGATTCCTAGATTCACATACTGTCATGAAGCAG from Diadema setosum chromosome 9, eeDiaSeto1, whole genome shotgun sequence includes the following:
- the LOC140233546 gene encoding protein IMPACT-A-like — encoded protein: MEEDNLTRQVDEIEAMSAIYGDDWCVVDEVSRIYCIAVSDEARAHKICLQVILPDDYPSTESPIYQLNAPWLKNDNRVLLETSLADVCKENLGESALYLLVERIREFLTETVPPAEIRSEAPEKEPMPVESFSPSVSHLVREEEDVSPSQVCHIELPPIMHGEPITDKRSTFQAHLAFPVVEVKQVKYLLQKLCENKKIANATHNIMAYRIYKEDRDSFIQDCDDDGETAAGGRLMHLLQIVDARNVMVVVSRWYGGILLGPDRFKHINNAARNILDSSGFIQAKESNQKAKKTKQKHR